A portion of the Gemmatimonadaceae bacterium genome contains these proteins:
- a CDS encoding IS630 family transposase (programmed frameshift) codes for MAAAIGLRDDFDGPALRRLAKRSRDASQSRRLLALAEIYDGGRRSDAARIGDVGLQIIRDWVLRLNAGGPEGLIDSKHPGPRPKLGDDQRAALAKVVETGPIPAIHGVVRWRRCDLAQWIWDEFGVSLDATTVGRELKALGFAKLSARPRHHAQNEFAAEAFKKTSPPKLARIQSGLEEGIEIELWWQDEARIGQKNKITRRWARRGTRPRAPHDQRTKWAYIFGAICPAKGKGAGLVMPWCDTLAMQSHLAEVSIMVDPGAHAVIMLDQAGWHMSTKLEIPANITLLPLPPRSPELNPVENIWQFMRDNWLSNRVFTSYENIVAHCCEAWNELTDQPWRITSIGRREWAHEF; via the exons ATGGCAGCAGCGATCGGATTGAGAGACGACTTTGACGGTCCTGCTCTGCGGAGGCTCGCCAAGAGGAGCCGGGACGCGAGCCAGAGCCGGAGGCTGCTCGCGCTCGCGGAGATTTACGATGGCGGCCGTCGGTCCGACGCTGCCCGGATTGGCGACGTCGGCCTGCAGATCATTCGCGACTGGGTTCTGCGGCTCAATGCGGGCGGGCCGGAGGGACTGATCGACAGCAAGCATCCCGGCCCAAGGCCGAAGCTCGGCGACGACCAGCGTGCGGCATTGGCAAAAGTGGTCGAGACCGGACCGATCCCCGCGATCCACGGCGTGGTACGCTGGCGGCGTTGCGACCTGGCGCAGTGGATCTGGGATGAGTTTGGCGTGTCCTTGGATGCGACGACCGTCGGGCGGGAGCTGAAGGCACTGGGGTTCGCCAAGCTTTCCGCCCGCCCGCGCCATCATGCCCAGAACGAGTTCGCGGCGGAGGCCTTTAAAAAAACCTCCCCGCCGA AACTGGCGAGAATCCAAAGTGGGCTCGAAGAGGGCATAGAGATCGAGCTTTGGTGGCAAGACGAGGCACGGATCGGCCAGAAGAACAAGATCACCCGCCGATGGGCGCGGCGGGGAACCCGGCCCCGGGCGCCGCATGACCAGCGCACCAAGTGGGCATATATCTTCGGCGCCATCTGTCCCGCCAAAGGTAAGGGTGCCGGGCTGGTCATGCCCTGGTGCGATACCCTGGCAATGCAGTCGCACCTAGCCGAGGTCAGCATCATGGTCGATCCAGGCGCCCATGCCGTCATCATGCTCGACCAGGCCGGCTGGCACATGTCCACCAAGCTCGAGATCCCGGCCAACATCACCCTCTTGCCACTGCCGCCTCGATCGCCCGAGTTGAACCCGGTCGAGAACATCTGGCAGTTCATGCGCGACAACTGGCTCTCGAACCGGGTCTTCACATCCTACGAAAACATCGTCGCCCATTGTTGCGAAGCATGGAA